The proteins below come from a single Acanthopagrus latus isolate v.2019 chromosome 4, fAcaLat1.1, whole genome shotgun sequence genomic window:
- the LOC119018021 gene encoding ubiquitin-conjugating enzyme E2 Q2-like: MSVSGLKAELKFLESIFDPNHERFRIIDWKPDELSCQFNVTGEKLLIIHCNITESYPSTPPIWFVDSDDPSLAQVLERLEDVRKGSTLLLQQLKKLICDLCRLYNLPQHPDVEMLDQPLPAGPVGQDRKHGTEEVTSEEEEEEEMGEDIEDLDHYEMKEEEPVDGKKSEDDGIEKENLAILEKIRKNQRQDHLNGAVSGSVQASDRLMKELREIYRSQSYKTGIYSVELVNDSLYEWHVKLRTVDPDSPLHSDLQVLKEKEGMDYILLNFSYKDNFPFDPPFVRVVSPVLSGGYVLGGGALCMELLTKQGWSSAYSIESVIMQINATLVKGKARVQFGANKNQYNLARAQQSYKSLVQIHEKNGWYTPPKEDG; encoded by the exons ATGTCGGTGTCGGGGCTGAAGGCCGAACTGAAGTTTTTGGAGTCCATTTTTGATCCAAACCACGAACGCTTCAGGATCATTGACTGGAAGCCTGACGAGCTGAGCTGCCAGTTTAATGTGACTGGAGAAAAGCTGTTAATAATCCACTGTAACATAACG GAATCTTATCCATCTACGCCGCCAATATGGTTTGTGGACTCTGACGACCCGAGCTTGGCGCAAGTTTTGGAGAGGTTGGAAGATGTGAGAAAAGGCAGCACCCTG CTtttgcagcagctgaagaaacTCATTTGTGATCTTTGTCGGCTGTATAACCTTCCCCAACATCCAGATGTGGAGATGCTGGACCAGCCCCTCCCTGCAGGTCCTGTGGGACAAGACCGAAAG catggGACAGAGGAGGTCACatctgaagaagaggaggaagaagagatgggAGAG GACATAGAGGATCTGGACCACTatgaaatgaaagaggaggagccTGTGGACGGGAAGAAATCAGAGGATGATGGTATTGAGAAGGAAAATCTGGCCATCCTAGAGAAGATCCGAAAGAACCAGAGGCAGGACCACTTAAAT GGAGCTGTGTCTGGTTCAGTGCAAGCCTCTGACCGTCTGATGAAGGAGCTTAGAGAGATCTATAGGTCTCAGAGTTACAAGACAG GCATCTACTCAGTCGAGCTTGTCAACGACAGCCTGTATGAATGGCACGTCAAACTAAGGAC GGTGGATCCAGATAGCCCCTTGCACAGTGATTTACAAGTCCtaaaggaaaaggaaggaatGGATTACATTTTACTAAACTTCTCATATAAA GATAATTTCCCTTTTGATCCACCATTTGTTCGGGTGGTTTCGCCTGTGCTTTCTGGAGG TTATGTTCTTGGAGGAGGTGCCCTGTGCATGGAACTTCTTACCAAACAG GGCTGGAGCAGTGCCTATTCCATTGAGTCTGTCATCATGCAGATCAATGCCACTTTAGTCAAAGGAAAAGCCAGAGTGCAGTTTGGAGCCAATAAA AACCAGTACAATCTCGCCAGAGCACAGCAGTCCTACAAATCCCTGGTTCAGATCCATGAAAAGAACG gctGGTACACACCCCCAAAGGAGGATGGCTAA
- the chrnb4 gene encoding LOW QUALITY PROTEIN: neuronal acetylcholine receptor subunit beta-4 (The sequence of the model RefSeq protein was modified relative to this genomic sequence to represent the inferred CDS: inserted 1 base in 1 codon), translating to MSERKSAEHRSSEASSLATPXGSDGAEKMTRALRILAYFLSLVHCGSCADSEERLMNYLLGTHRYNPLIRPAVNRTERVTVKLQVSLAQLISVNEREQIMTTNVWLTQHWVDYRLSWNPAEYEGIDKLRIPSRHIWLPDIVLYNNADGTYEVTVFTNAIVLFNGSINWLPPAIYKSACKIEVKHFPFDQQNCTLKFRSWTYDHTEIDLILKSNVASMDDFTPSGEWDILALPGRRTVNPLDPTYVDLTYDFIIKRKPLFYTINLIIPCVLITSLAILVFYLPSDCGEKMTLCISVLLALTVFLLLISKIVPPTSLDVPLIGKYLMFTMVLVTFSIITSVCVLNVHHRSPSTHTMPSWVKLIFLVKLPALLFMRRPSNNSARQRLRQQRCLRARRAILGLGYPVASKAGITMSSSALLSSDSAFSTPGHKNIAPPLNHSYSNRKGDLRSNDYLPSGLNSTQDFQQRITSEWAADVQEAVNGVRFVAEHMMGDDDDQSVIEDWKYVAMVVDRMFLWIFVIVCVVGTLGLFLQPVFQTQIIPNQQPSSETPRI from the exons ATGTCCGAGAGGAAGAGCGCTGAACACCGCAGCTCCGAGGCTTCTTCACTGGCAACTC GCGGATCAGATGGTGCCGAAAAAATGACTCGGGCTCTCCGCATCCTCgcttactttctctctctggtccACT GTGGCAGCTGTGCTGACTCAGAGGAGCGTCTCATGAACTATCTGCTGGGAACGCATCGCTACAACCCGCTCATCCGCCCGGCGGTCAACAGGACCGAGAGGGTCACGGTGAAGCTGCAGGTGTCTCTGGCTCAGCTCATCAGCGTG AATGAAAGAGAGCAGATCATGACTACAAACGTCTGGCTCACTCAG CACTGGGTGGATTACAGGTTATCGTGGAACCCTGCAGAGTACGAAGGTATCGACAAATTGCGCATTCCCTCCAGACACATCTGGCTCCCAGATATTGTCCTGTACAACAA TGCCGATGGTACCTACGAGGTCACAGTCTTCACCAACGCCATTGTCCTTTTCAATGGCAGCATCAACTGGCTTCCTCCGGCCATCTACAAAAGCGCCTGTAAGATTGAGGTCAAGCACTTTCCCTTCGACCAGCAGAACTGCACCCTGAAGTTCCGCTCCTGGACGTACGACCACACTGAGATCGACCTGATCTTGAAGTCAAATGTGGCTAGCATGGATGATTTTACTCCTAGTGGTGAGTGGGACATCTTGGCGCTGCCAGGCAGACGGACTGTTAACCCTCTGGATCCCACCTACGTGGACCTCACGTATGACTTCATCATCAAGAGGAAGCCCCTTTTCTACACCATCAACCTGATCATCCCCTGTGTTTTGATCACCTCTCTGGCCATCCTGGTCTTCTACTTACCTTCCGACTGCGGGGAGAAGATGACCCTCTGCATCTCCGTCCTCTTGGCTCTCACTGTGTTCCTGCTTTTGATCTCAAAGATTGTCCCTCCCACCTCGCTGGATGTGCCACTAATTGGCAAGTACCTGATGTTCACCATGGTGTTGGTGACCTTCTCCATcatcaccagtgtgtgtgtgctcaacgTGCATCACCGCTCTCCCAGCACCCACACCATGCCTTCATGGGTCAAGCTGATATTTCTTGTCAAACTGCCTGCCCTACTCTTCATGAGGCGCCCCAGCAATAACTCTGCACGCCAGAGACTTCGCCAGCAGCGGTGTCTACGGGCCAGGAGAGCCATTTTGGGCTTGGGTTACCCAGTTGCGTCCAAAGCAGGTATCACCATGTCGTCCTCTGCCCTGCTGTCTTCCGACTCGGCCTTCTCCACCCCAGGACACAAAAATATAGCTCCTCCGCTAAACCACAGCTACTCCAACAGGAAAGGGGACTTGCGCTCCAACGATTACCTCCCCAGTGGTCTGAATTCTACTCAGGACTTCCAGCAGAGAATCACCTCAGAATGGGCTGCTGACGTCCAGGAGGCTGTGAACGGGGTGCGCTTCGTGGCTGAGCACATGATGGGAGATGATGACGATCAGAGT GTGATCGAGGACTGGAAGTACGTGGCCATGGTGGTGGATCGTATGTTCCTGTGGATCTTTGTGATAGTGTGTGTGGTGGGCACCCTGGGCTTATTCCTCCAGCCTGTCTTCCAGACTCAGATCATTCCCAACCAGCAGCCCAGCTCAGAAACACCTCGCATATGA